A region from the Geobacillus vulcani PSS1 genome encodes:
- a CDS encoding acyl-CoA thioesterase, whose translation MFTTVITPRVSETDGVGHINNTTVPVWFEAGRHEIFKLFTPDLSFRRWRMVIIRMEVDYVNQMYYGQDVTVYTGIERIGNTSLTIYEEIHQNGAVCAKGRAVYVNFNFETGRPERIPDDIRSALREHLWQPNE comes from the coding sequence ATGTTTACGACGGTCATCACGCCGCGCGTGTCGGAAACGGACGGTGTCGGTCATATTAACAACACGACGGTGCCTGTTTGGTTTGAAGCCGGTCGGCATGAAATTTTCAAACTGTTTACGCCGGATTTGTCGTTTCGGCGCTGGCGGATGGTAATCATCCGCATGGAAGTCGACTATGTCAATCAAATGTATTACGGACAAGATGTGACAGTGTACACCGGTATTGAGCGTATTGGCAACACAAGCCTTACTATTTATGAGGAAATCCATCAAAATGGGGCGGTTTGCGCTAAAGGGCGGGCGGTGTATGTCAATTTCAATTTTGAGACGGGACGTCCTGAACGGATTCCGGATGACATTCGCAGCGCGTTGCGTGAGCATCTTTGGCAGCCGAACGAATAG